The following DNA comes from Gammaproteobacteria bacterium.
CGAGGTACGGCCCACGCGCGCCACCTCCGCGTAACAGCTGATCAGATCGCCGACGAAGACCGGCTTGTGGAACTGGAAGGAATTGACGGCCACCGTCACCACGCGGCCGCTGGCGCGGCGATAGGCGGCGATGCTCCCGGCGATGTCGACCTGGGACATGATCCAGCCGCCGAAGATGTCACCCGCCGCATTGGTGTCGGTCGGCATGGCCAGCACGCGCACCGTAGGCTGGCGTCCCTCCGGAAAACAATCCGAAACCGCGTCCTCAGTCATTTCAATGTCCCGCGTAGAGGCGGTCGATCACGGTGCCGGCCTGTTCCGCGATGCGCTGGCGGCGCAGCTTGAGCGTCGGTGTCTGCAACCCGTTCTCCACCGTCCATGACTCGAGGCTCAGGCTGAAGCGCCGTATGCGCGCGTACCCCGGAAAGTCCCGCGTCAGTCCTTCGATCCGCCGCCCCGCCTCGCGGACCACGATCGGCGACTGCAGTACGCGCGGATCGTCCTGTGGCACACCCAGTTGCTGCGC
Coding sequences within:
- a CDS encoding acyl-CoA thioesterase, which translates into the protein MTEDAVSDCFPEGRQPTVRVLAMPTDTNAAGDIFGGWIMSQVDIAGSIAAYRRASGRVVTVAVNSFQFHKPVFVGDLISCYAEVARVGRTSLTVRVEVYAERGRGIEEAIKVTEATLTYVAIDSDRKPRPVDRGAGDVN